The following nucleotide sequence is from Mangifera indica cultivar Alphonso chromosome 17, CATAS_Mindica_2.1, whole genome shotgun sequence.
TGGAAGAAAAGTTGTTTTACAGAAACAAGAACAcaccaggaaaaaaaaaaaaaactttacaaAAAGTGGGAAAATTGAAACTGTTTTCGGAAACCAAGCTCAAAgacataaatatttaagaaaacgACTAACCTGTTACCATCACATGTAGCGAAAAACAAGGGTCGTAAAAAGGAGACCACTTTACTGTTGCATTTCCTTTGCATAACTTGCATTTATAAAATCCTTTCCCTTTACAAGACCCACAAGGCGCCGCGACCTTTTTCTACAAAATAGAAAGCCGCAAAAGCCAATCTTATCAACATGTAACAATGAGAGAAACTACTCAACCAGGAGCGACGTGGCGACATTAAGAGCAAGAACAAAATAGCTCTGATTAAGTTTTTACCCGTTTCGCCTCAGTGACGGCACGAAGCGCACCGAGTGTGACAGTTGAAGCGAAATTGAGAGTGCCCAATACTTGCACTGATTTTGGTATCATCGGCGCAATTTCACTCTCGCGGACTTTTCTTCGTACAATTTCAGCGCATATAGACTGACTTCAGCGGAACTCCACAGTTGCCGTGGCGCTTTTGGTCATGTGGATTTGGAAGTTTCCAATTGAAACGCACCgttttagtatttataattCGTCTGGCCAGTGAGGACTGAGGTGGGGCCAGTTGGGGCAAGTGGTTGGTACAGAAATGCGCTGAAATTACATAACTGCGCcga
It contains:
- the LOC123201043 gene encoding uncharacterized protein LOC123201043 — encoded protein: MIPKSVQVLGTLNFASTVTLGALRAVTEAKRKKVAAPCGSCKGKGFYKCKLCKGNATVKWSPFYDPCFSLHVMVTVHESSTCLGFANTHRLSLSLLVLDDPRPCLLHTGSQEKPLSSANSCGRS